In Scomber scombrus chromosome 17, fScoSco1.1, whole genome shotgun sequence, the following proteins share a genomic window:
- the LOC133997465 gene encoding transforming growth factor beta-3 proprotein-like, which translates to MHLGKALLFVLLLNCATLSSSLSTCATVDIDHVKRKRVEAIRGQILSKLRLTSPPHSLGPSKIPYQIQALYNSTKELLEELGRDRQQSCGQDNTETEYYAKEIYKFNMVYGPTESNDLPNCPKGITSKVFRFNVSAMERNSTNLFRAEFRALRVPNSSAKRNEQRIELYQIVRPNEHIRKQRYIGAKNVLTKGTPEWVSFDVTETVREWLMNRGTNLGLEISVHCPCHTLNPNGDIIDNENEVLEVKFKGVDGDEEHSRWDMSHLNKRKEQLLPHLILMMIPPHRLDAQSTRRRKRALDTNYCFSNTEDNCCVRRLHIDFRRDLDWKWIHEPSGYDANYCSGPCPYLRSSDTTHSSLLSLYNTLNPEASASPCCVPQDLEPLTILYYSGRTPKVEQLSNMIVKSCKCS; encoded by the exons ATGCATTTGGGTAAGGCTTTACTGTTTGTCCTCCTCCTCAATTGCGCAACTTTGAGCTCATCCCTGTCAACTTGTGCCACCGTGGATATTGACCACGTGAAAAGGAAGAGGGTCGAGGCGATACGAGGTCAAATCCTGAGCAAACTCCGACTGACAAGTCCCCCACACTCCCTCGGACCGAGTAAAATCCCTTATCAAATCCAAGCATTGTATAACAGCACCAAGGAGCTACTGGAGGAGCTTGGGAGGGATCGGCAGCAGAGTTGCGGTCAGgacaacacagagacagagtaCTACGCCAAAGAGATATACAAATTCAACATGGTCTACGGACCGACAGAAAGCA ACGATCTGCCCAACTGTCCCAAAGGTATCACCTCTAAGGTTTTCCGCTTCAATGTCTCTGCCATGGAAAGAAACTCAACCAACCTCTTCAGAGCAGAGTTTCGGGCTCTGAGGGTTCCAAATTCAAGTGCCAAGAGGAATGAACAGCGGATTGAACTCTACCAG ATTGTAAGGCCAAACGAACACATCAGGAAACAGCGCTACATCGGAGCCAAGAATGTGCTGACCAAAGGCACCCCAGAATGGGTCTCCTTCGATGTGACTGAAACTGTGCGGGAATGGCTGATGAACAGAG GAACAAATCTGGGTTTGGAAATCAGTGTGCACTGTCCCTGCCACACCCTCAACCCAAATGGTGACATCATCGACAATGAGAATGAAGTGCTGGAGGTGAAGTTTAAAG GCGTGGATGGAGATGAGGAACACAGCCGCTGGGACATGAGTCACCTAAACAAGCGAAAGGAGCAGCTGCTGCCTCACCTTATCCTCATGATGATCCCACCACACCGCCTGGACGCTCAGTCCACACGCCGACGCAAGAGAGCGCTGGACACAAACTACTGTTTCTC AAACACAGAGGACAACTGCTGTGTTCGTCGGCTCCACATCGATTTCCGGCGTGACTTGGACTGGAAGTGGATCCATGAGCCCAGTGGTTATGATGCCAACTACTGCTCCGGGCCCTGCCCTTACCTGAGGAGCTCAGATACAACACACAGCTCG CTGCTGAGCCTGTACAATACTCTGAATCCGGAGGCGTCCGCCTCCCCCTGCTGTGTCCCTCAAGACCTGGAACCCCTCACGATACTCTACTACTCTGGACGAACCCCCAAAGTAGAGCAGCTCTCCAACATGATTGTCAAGTCTTGCAAGTGTAGCTGA